A genomic stretch from Malus domestica chromosome 15, GDT2T_hap1 includes:
- the LOC103402387 gene encoding signal recognition particle 14 kDa protein, which produces MVLLQPDPFLNELTSMFEKSTEKGSVWVTFKRSSMKSKVQRNKMKTAGEEIDYRCLIRATLGNKTISTSVGPKEHQRFQSSYATVLKAHMTALKKRERKEKKKAAESDKKGGVKKPKRV; this is translated from the exons ATG GTTCTTTTACAGCCGGATCCGTTTCTTAACGAACTTACTAGCATGTTCGAGAAAAGCACCGAGAAAGGTTCCGTTTGGGTTACCTTTAAACGAT CATCCATGAAGTCTAAGGTGCAGAGGAATAAAATGAAAACTGCCGGTGAAGAAATTGATTACCGATGCCTTATTCGTGCAACACTTGGGAATAAGACAATTTCTACTTCG GTTGGCCCGAAGGAACACCAGCGCTTCCAATCTTCATATGCAACTGTGCTAAAGGCTCACATGACAGCTTTAAAGAAGCGGGAgaggaaggaaaagaagaaggcTGCAGAATCAGATAAGAAAGGTGGTGTAAAGAAACCCAAGAGAGTGTGA
- the LOC103402396 gene encoding uncharacterized protein has product MGRTVEITSQPTVDPKTLKPAYYPNRDPKSFIIRRRRVEKEGGSDLSSFVFLLLPQFTTLRSKVFEASCESYKAPGGYFPRMNTVQITSCQPSNYFRNSSQSLRLSSNPYFLPNRAKCLLGTSLKPKLHGRIQQQCVAVLKKRQCGVVSKYCRSAPVCLLGGKGKNESGDEGSSWKALEKAMGNFKKEGSIEDVLRQQIEKNEFFEEKGGGRGGGGGSGGGDGLGGSGGSEDEGFSGIMDETLQVILATVGFIFLYVYIISGEEITRLAKDYIKFVFSGSKSIRLTRAMQKWGSFFRTLTEKKEYDKFWLEKAILTTPTAYDTPEKYRNLLRSNLEPDSDDDDDE; this is encoded by the exons atgGGCCGGACTGTGGAAATTACATCGCAACCGACCGTAGATCCTAAAACCCTTAAACCCGCGTATTATCCAAACCGCGACCCGAAAAGCTTCATCATCAGAAGAAGAAGGGTTGAGAAGGAAGGAGGCAGTGACCTCTCCTCCTTTGTGTTCCTCCTCTTACCACAATTTACAACTCTACGCAGCAAG GTGTTTGAAGCTTCATGTGAGAGTTACAAGGCACCCGGAGGTTATTTTCCGAGGATGAACACCGTTCAGATAACATCCTGTCAACCTAGCAACTATTTCAGGAACTCATCTCAATCTCTCCGTCTCTCTTCTAACCCGTATTTTCTTCCAAACCGTGCTAAATGTCTCCTTGGAACTTCATTGAAACCAAAACTTCATGGTCGAATTCAGCAACAATGCGTGGCTGTATTGAAGAAACGGCAATGCGGGGTCGTATCGAAGTACTGCCGATCTGCACCTGTCTGCTTATTGGGTGGCAAGGGAAAGAATGAAAGTGGTGATGAG GGTTCCTCCTGGAAGGCTCTTGAGAAAGCAATGGGTAATTTCAAAAAGGAAGGGTCAATAGAGGATGTGCTACGTCAGCAGATTGAAAAGAACGAATTCTTTGAAGAGAAGGGCGGGGGCAGAGGTGGCGGTGGCGGCAgcggtggtggtgatggtttAGGTGGCTCTGGTGGATCAgaggatgaaggcttttctggaATCATGGATGAAACACTGCAAGTGATTCTCGCAactgttggttttatttttctG TATGTTTACATCATTAGCGGTGAGGAGATTACTCGGCTAGCAAAGGACTACATCAAGTTTGTGTTTTCAGGGTCCAAGAGTATCCGTTTGACGCGTGCAATGCAAAAGTGGGGAAGTTTCTTCCGCACGTTGACTGAGAAGAAGGAATATGATAAGTTCTGGTTGGAGAAGGCCATTCTCACTACGCCAACTGCATATGATACGCCTGAAAAGTACCGTAATCTTCTTAGATCTAATTTAGAACCAGATTCAGATGATGACGACGATGAATAA
- the LOC103402386 gene encoding uncharacterized protein produces the protein MATAEPAPLLDILVRGPEGFSLWNGPPFSNGQPGVKLENVSCSSTKFSEDGSTLMVIKSDSVISIYDCTSYREIRSFQIPNVLAAALSPRGTYLQTFQKFSTPQEKNVTLWRTDTGDSVYHQHQKNMTKATWPSIKFSFDEAVACRLATNEIQFFDVGDFSKAFINRLRVPGVAALELSKAPGSHVAAFVPESKGIPASIQIFACGKDPQSQPVARRSFFRCSTVQLNWNNGSTGLLVLVQSDVDKTNQSYYGESKLNYLTTDGSHEGLVPLRKEGPVHDVQWSHSGSEFAVVYGFMPAKATVFDKKCNPLLELGTGPYNTIRWNPKGKFLCLAGFGNLPGDMAFWDYIDKKQLGATRAELSVTSEWSPDGRYFMTATTAPRLQVDNGIKIFHYNGSLFFKKMFDKLYQVDWKPESPDRFGDIAELVKSIESLKVVETKPQGETSKNSQTSVKASTSNPPAQKPAAYRPPHAKAAAAVQAQLFGESPTETLSKNALRNKKKREKKKAGEATSGA, from the exons ATGGCAACTGCGGAACCTGCCCCGCTTTTGGATATCTTAG TTCGAGGACCAGAAGGATTCTCACTCTGGAATGGGCCACCGTTTAGCAATGGGCAACCCGGTGTCAAGCTTGAAAACGTTTCCTGCTCGAGTACCAAATTCAGTGAAGATGGATCGACGCTCATGGTGATAAAATCTGATTCAGTGATTAGTATATATGACTGTACCAGCTACAGGGAGATCAGATCTTTCCAAATCCCAAATGTTCTTGCAGCTGCCTTGTCCCCACGTGGAACGTATCTTCAAacattccaaaaattctcaacaCCGCAGGAGAAGAATGTCACCTTATGGAGGACGGACACTGGTGATTCCGTTTATCATCAACACCAAAAGAACATGACAAAAGCTACATG GCCCTCAATTAAATTCAGCTTTGATGAAGCTGTTGCTTGTCGACTGGCGACAAATGAGATACAATTTTTTGATGTTGGGGATTTCTCTAAAGCATTTATAAATCGGCTAAGAGTTCCTGGAGTGGCTGCTCTTGAGCTTTCTAAGGCACCCGGCTCCCATGTGGCAGCTTTTGTTCCAGAATCCAAG GGGATTCCTGCCAGTATCCAGATATTTGCTTGTGGAAAAGATCCACAGAGTCAACCTGTTGCTCGACGGAGTTTCTTCCGATGTTCAACAGTACAACTGAACTGGAACAATGGCTCAACTGGGCTTTTAGTTTTGGTGCAGTCAGATGTTGATAAAACCAATCAGAGTTACTATGGGGAATCAAAGCTCAATTACTTAACAACAGATGGGAGCCATGAAGGACTTGTACCTCTTC GTAAAGAAGGGCCTGTTCATGATGTTCAGTGGTCACATTCTGGATCAGAATTTGCCGTAGTTTATGGCT TCATGCCTGCAAAAGCTACCGTGTTTGACAAGAAGTGCAATCCTCTTCTTGAGCTTGGAACAGGCCCATACAATACTATccgatggaatccaaagggaaaat TTCTGTGTTTGGCAGGCTTTGGTAACTTACCTGGTGATATG GCATTTTGGGACTATATAGATAAAAAACAGCTTGGGGCAACTAGAGCCGAACTGTCTGTGACAAGCGAATGGTCTCCAGATGGACGTTATTTCATGACTGCAACAACAGCTCCCAGACTACAAGTTGACAATGG GATTAAGATTTTCCACTACAACGGATCATTATTCTTCAAGAAGATGTTTGACAAGTTGTACCAG GTTGATTGGAAACCGGAGTCACCAGACAGATTCGGTGACATTGCTGAACTTGTCAAGTCTATTGAGTCATTAAAAGTAGTAGAAACGAAACCTCAAG GAGAAACgtcaaaaaattctcaaacttctGTAAAAGCTAGCACTAGCAACCCTCCTGCACAAAAGCCAGCTGCATATCGGCCCCCACACGCTAAGGCTGCCGCTGCTGTTCAGGCTCAG CTGTTTGGGGAGAGCCCTACGGA GACCTTGAGCAAGAATGCGTTGCGAAACAAGAAGAAAAGGGAGAAGAAAAAGGCTGGTGAGGCTACCAGTGGCGCTTGA